The following proteins come from a genomic window of Pyxidicoccus sp. MSG2:
- a CDS encoding TonB-dependent receptor plug domain-containing protein, with translation MLRAVRVPRSMLPRLAVVALLSKAAPAVAQEEKPLSERSLEELMATPVVTPTKEPRRVREAPAIISVVTREDIRQWGFTSVGEALQLVPGLYCTHDYLAADCGVRGITGGQRGYSKNLKVMVDGQPVSFRSDTTNLLGPELLPIDLVERIEVVRGPASAVYGANAFFGVVNIITRQRRDGVSAGAHAQLNDDLGGGVSAEVLAGSQAWGITLGASAQRSDYDGRRLPSSSPDFPVFERTRNLESRDAITRPLSTLATFHLDVGAVSSEVLARYGQLDTVAEFLDFGALTHENRVALHMFDARARTRWQMTERLALVGSLALATGGPSRKERLSIGSEESYPRRRFGYDAWDAVLEGHARLFREDSLVLGADYTRDDEDLLEVFRVDRDTGQQTRLSPEAGHKLFTNVGVYVQYVSHPMDVLSLTANARHDRHNLYGDTTNFRLGGVWTPSERVSAKLLYGTAFKAPAALELYAQPLFPGDAVGNPELRPETSRMLEGEVHWQPSPTLALSLAGFLGRVRDKVEVTPFGSNFQPRNTGRQDGIGLEAEGRWLLGRHTLSGSYAYQHTHTKTSDIFLGEVSTPTQRYPRVTAQLRWQYREPVLGTFSAALRHASARLATSANVQANRLHPYELPAYLVLDAAYLQSWERHTLQLRLGNLLDLDDPEPGFGGIDVPKRGRELMLRYSYEL, from the coding sequence ATGCTTCGTGCCGTGCGCGTACCCCGCTCCATGCTGCCGAGGCTCGCGGTGGTGGCCCTCCTCTCGAAGGCCGCACCGGCCGTCGCCCAGGAGGAAAAGCCGCTGTCGGAGCGGAGCCTCGAAGAGCTCATGGCCACGCCGGTGGTGACTCCCACCAAGGAGCCACGCCGGGTGCGCGAGGCCCCCGCCATCATCTCGGTGGTAACGCGCGAGGACATCCGCCAGTGGGGCTTCACCTCCGTGGGCGAGGCGCTCCAGCTCGTTCCCGGACTCTACTGCACGCACGACTACCTGGCCGCGGACTGCGGCGTCCGCGGCATCACCGGTGGACAACGCGGCTACAGCAAGAACCTCAAGGTGATGGTGGATGGGCAGCCCGTCTCCTTCCGCTCGGACACCACGAACCTCCTGGGGCCCGAGTTGCTCCCCATCGACCTGGTGGAGCGCATCGAAGTCGTACGCGGCCCGGCGTCCGCCGTGTATGGCGCCAACGCCTTCTTTGGCGTGGTGAACATCATCACCCGGCAGCGGCGCGACGGGGTGTCGGCCGGCGCGCACGCACAGCTGAATGATGACCTGGGGGGTGGCGTGTCCGCGGAGGTCCTCGCGGGCAGTCAGGCCTGGGGCATCACGCTGGGCGCCTCGGCGCAGCGCAGCGACTATGACGGGCGGCGGCTTCCTTCCTCGTCACCCGACTTCCCAGTGTTCGAAAGGACCCGCAACCTGGAGTCACGTGACGCCATCACCCGGCCCCTGAGCACCCTGGCCACCTTTCACCTCGATGTCGGAGCGGTCTCCTCGGAGGTGCTGGCGCGCTATGGCCAGCTCGACACGGTGGCTGAGTTCCTGGACTTCGGGGCGCTCACCCATGAGAACCGGGTCGCACTGCACATGTTCGACGCCCGCGCCAGGACGCGCTGGCAGATGACCGAGCGACTGGCGCTCGTCGGCAGCCTCGCGCTGGCCACGGGAGGCCCCAGCAGGAAGGAGCGGCTCAGCATCGGCTCGGAAGAGTCCTACCCCAGGCGGCGCTTCGGCTACGACGCGTGGGACGCGGTGCTCGAAGGGCATGCCCGCCTGTTCCGGGAGGACTCCCTCGTCCTGGGCGCGGACTACACGCGTGACGATGAGGACCTGCTGGAGGTCTTCCGCGTCGACCGCGACACCGGCCAGCAAACGCGCCTCAGCCCCGAGGCGGGGCACAAGCTCTTCACCAACGTCGGCGTCTACGTGCAGTACGTGTCCCACCCGATGGATGTGCTGAGCCTGACGGCGAACGCGCGCCATGACCGGCACAACCTCTACGGGGACACCACCAACTTCCGCCTCGGCGGCGTCTGGACGCCGAGCGAACGCGTCTCCGCCAAGCTGCTCTATGGAACCGCCTTCAAGGCACCGGCGGCGCTGGAGCTCTACGCCCAGCCCCTGTTTCCGGGCGACGCCGTGGGCAACCCTGAGCTCCGCCCCGAGACGTCCCGGATGCTGGAGGGCGAGGTCCACTGGCAGCCCTCGCCGACGCTGGCCCTCTCCCTCGCCGGCTTCCTGGGTCGCGTGCGTGACAAGGTGGAAGTGACTCCCTTCGGGTCCAACTTCCAGCCCAGGAACACCGGGCGCCAGGATGGAATCGGGTTGGAGGCCGAGGGACGGTGGCTCCTCGGACGGCACACCCTCAGCGGCAGCTACGCCTACCAGCACACCCACACGAAGACCTCCGACATCTTCCTGGGAGAGGTCTCCACGCCCACGCAGCGCTACCCGCGAGTGACGGCGCAGCTTCGCTGGCAATACCGGGAGCCTGTCCTGGGGACCTTCAGCGCGGCGCTCCGCCATGCCTCCGCGCGCCTGGCCACCAGCGCCAACGTCCAGGCGAACCGGCTCCACCCCTACGAGCTGCCCGCCTACCTCGTGCTCGATGCCGCGTACCTCCAGTCGTGGGAGCGGCACACGCTGCAGCTTCGCCTGGGAAACCTGCTCGACCTCGACGACCCGGAGCCTGGCTTCGGGGGGATTGACGTGCCGAAGCGGGGACGTGAACTCATGCTCCGCTACAGCTACGAGCTGTAA
- a CDS encoding AraC family transcriptional regulator translates to MELDTLRDLYEAMAESLPSAAQPRSLSVQPCDARLVDALHLKAITASSPLQYRKGLQLLEARRLLRAGTLTVSAAAFDVGYESAAQFSRDYTRKFGASPKHDLPAG, encoded by the coding sequence GTGGAGCTGGACACGCTGCGCGACCTTTACGAGGCAATGGCCGAGTCGCTTCCCTCCGCCGCGCAGCCGCGCTCGCTCTCGGTCCAACCCTGCGACGCCAGGCTCGTCGACGCGCTCCATCTCAAGGCGATTACGGCGTCATCACCGCTTCAGTATCGAAAGGGACTGCAACTGCTCGAGGCCCGCCGCCTGTTGCGCGCCGGAACGCTCACGGTTTCCGCGGCGGCATTCGACGTCGGCTACGAGAGCGCCGCACAGTTCAGCCGGGATTACACGCGCAAGTTCGGCGCATCGCCGAAACACGACCTCCCAGCAGGTTGA